From one Pempheris klunzingeri isolate RE-2024b chromosome 5, fPemKlu1.hap1, whole genome shotgun sequence genomic stretch:
- the LOC139201369 gene encoding F-box/LRR-repeat protein 14-like has protein sequence MFEMETHISCLFPEILAIIFSYLDVKDKGRVAQVCAAWRDASYHKSVWRGVEAKLHLRRANPSLFPSLQTRGIKKVQILSLRRSLSYVIQGMPHIESLNLCGCFNLTDNGLGHAFVQDIPSLRVLNLSLCKQITDSSLGRIAQYLKNLEVLELGGCSNITNTGLLLIAWGLHRLKSLNLRSCRHVSDVGIGHLSGMTRSAAEGCLSLEKLTLQDCQKLTDLSLKHVSKGLNKLKVLNLSFCGGISDAGMIHLSHMTHLCSLNLRSCDNISDTGIMHLAMGSLRLSGLDVSFCDKIGDQSLAYIAQGLYQLKSLSLCSCHISDDGINRMVRQMHELKTLNIGQCVRITDKGLELIADHLTQLTGIDLYGCTKITKRGLERITQLPCLKVLNLGLWQMTESERVR, from the coding sequence ATGTTTGAAATGGAGACACATATATCGTGCCTTTTCCCGGAGATCCTGGCCATTATTTTCAGTTATCTGGACGTTAAAGACAAAGGAAGAGTAGCCCAAGTGTGCGCGGCCTGGAGGGACGCGTCCTACCACAAGTCGGTGTGGAGGGGGGTGGAAGCCAAGCTCCATCTGCGGCGAGCAAACCCGTCTCTGTTTCCCAGTCTGCAGACCAGGGGGATCAAGAAAGTCCAGATTCTCAGTCTGAGGCGAAGTCTGAGCTACGTGATTCAAGGGATGCCGCACATCGAAAGCCTTAACCTGTGTGGATGTTTCAACCTCACAGACAACGGACTCGGACATGCCTTTGTGCAGGACATCCCATCCCTGCGAGTGCTGAACCTCAGCCTCTGTAAACAGATCACTGACTCCAGCCTGGGCAGGATTGCCCAGTACCTCAAAAACCTGGAGGTGCTTGAACTTGGGGGCTGCAGCAATATCACAAACACAGGCCTGTTGCTCATCGCCTGGGGCTTGCACAGACTCAAGAGCCTTAACCTGCGCAGCTGCAGGCATGTGTCCGATGTGGGCATCGGTCACCTGTCTGGCATGACCCGCAGCGCTGCAGAGGGCTGCCTGTCCCTGGAGAAGCTAACCTTGCAGGACTGCCAGAAGCTGACTGACCTGTCCCTCAAACATGTCTCAAAGGGCCTGAACAAGCTCAAAGTGCTCAACCTGAGCTTCTGTGGAGGGATATCCGACGCTGGGATGATCCACCTGTCGCACATGACCCACCTGTGCAGCCTGAACTTGCGGTCTTGTGATAACATCAGTGACACGGGGATAATGCATTTGGCCATGGGCTCCCTCCGGTTGTCTGGACTTGACGTCTCCTTCTGTGACAAGATCGGAGACCAGAGCCTGGCTTACATTGCCCAGGGGCTGTATCAGCTCAAgtccctctctctttgctcctGCCATATCAGCGATGATGGCATCAACAGGATGGTACGCCAGATGCACGAACTTAAGACCCTCAACATTGGACAGTGTGTGAGGATCACAGACAAAGGGTTGGAGTTGATAGCTGACCACCTGACCCAGCTGACAGGGATCGATCTGTACGGTTGTACTAAGATCACCAAGAGGGGTCTGGAGAGGATAACACAACTCCCGTGCCTTAAAGTGTTAAACCTGGGACTGTGGCAGATGactgagagcgagagagtgagGTGA